In Picosynechococcus sp. PCC 7002, the following are encoded in one genomic region:
- the clpB gene encoding ATP-dependent chaperone ClpB — translation MQPTNPNQFTEKAWQAIAQTPDIAKQNQQQQIESEHLLQALLEQDGLAKSIFTKAEIPLSTLRDRTATFIAQQPKISQPSESVYLGRSLDLLLDRADQHRKSFGDDFISVEHLILSYAKDDRFGKNLYKEFDLTENKLKTIITQIRGNQKVTDQNPEGKYESLEKYGRDLTSLARNGKLDPVIGRDDEIRRTIQILSRRTKNNPVLIGEPGVGKTAIAEGLAQRIVNRDVPESLKDRTLIALDMGSLIAGAKYRGEFEERLKAVLKEVTDSEGQIILFIDEIHTVVGAGATQGAMDAGNLLKPMLARGELRCIGATTLDEYRKYIEKDAALERRFQSVMVNEPNVVDTISILRGLKERYEVHHGVKIADTALVAAAMLSNRYISDRFLPDKAIDLVDEAAAKLKMEITSKPEELDEIDRKILQLEMEKLSIQKEKDEVSLERLAKLEKELANFKEEQSQLNAQWQSEKEFIDKIRFLKEEIDKTNLEIQQAERNYDLNKAAELRYGKLTELQQKIKDIESNLAAQQVTGESLLREEVIESDIAEIISKWTGIPISKLIESEKEKLLHLEAELHRRVVGQEEAVTAVAEAIQRSRAGLADPNRPTASFIFLGPTGVGKTELAKALAQFLFDTEEALVRIDMSEYMEKHAVSRLMGAPPGYVGYEEGGQLTEAIRRRPYSVILFDEIEKAHADVFNVMLQILDDGRLTDSQGRTVDFKNTVIIMTSNIGSQFILDIAGDDARYEEMRNRVMEAMNANFRPEFLNRIDELIIFHGLQKDQLRSIVQLQVNRLAERLAEQKISIQLTPEAYDFIAEVGYNPVYGARPLKRAVQKYVETAIAKGILKGEFKAGSAITVDVKDERLTFRI, via the coding sequence ATGCAACCCACTAACCCGAATCAATTTACCGAAAAAGCCTGGCAGGCGATCGCCCAAACGCCGGACATTGCCAAACAAAATCAGCAGCAGCAGATCGAATCTGAACATCTGCTACAGGCACTGTTAGAGCAAGACGGCCTCGCGAAAAGTATTTTTACCAAAGCGGAGATTCCCCTCTCAACATTGCGAGACCGCACCGCAACCTTTATTGCCCAGCAACCGAAAATATCCCAACCGAGCGAATCGGTTTATTTAGGCCGGAGTTTAGACCTCCTTTTAGACCGCGCCGATCAACACCGAAAATCCTTTGGGGATGACTTTATTTCCGTTGAACATTTAATCTTGAGCTATGCCAAAGATGACCGTTTTGGCAAAAATCTCTACAAAGAATTTGACCTCACAGAAAATAAATTAAAGACGATCATTACGCAAATTCGAGGTAATCAAAAGGTGACCGACCAAAACCCGGAAGGGAAATACGAATCCTTAGAAAAATATGGCCGTGATTTAACGAGTCTCGCCCGCAACGGCAAACTAGACCCGGTCATTGGTCGCGATGATGAAATTCGCCGCACGATTCAAATTCTCTCCCGCCGCACGAAAAATAATCCGGTTTTGATCGGGGAACCAGGGGTCGGGAAAACGGCGATCGCCGAAGGATTAGCCCAGCGGATCGTTAACCGTGATGTCCCCGAATCCCTAAAAGATCGCACCCTAATCGCCTTGGATATGGGGTCGCTCATTGCTGGGGCAAAATATCGTGGTGAATTTGAAGAACGCCTCAAAGCTGTTTTAAAAGAAGTCACCGATTCCGAAGGGCAGATCATTCTCTTTATTGACGAAATCCACACCGTTGTCGGCGCTGGGGCGACCCAGGGGGCAATGGATGCCGGGAACCTGCTTAAACCCATGCTCGCCCGGGGTGAACTGCGTTGTATTGGCGCGACGACCCTCGATGAATACCGTAAATACATCGAAAAAGATGCGGCCCTAGAACGGCGCTTCCAGTCGGTGATGGTCAACGAACCCAATGTGGTCGATACCATCTCGATTCTGCGGGGTCTGAAGGAACGCTACGAAGTGCACCACGGGGTCAAAATCGCCGATACAGCCCTCGTTGCTGCCGCGATGCTCTCCAACCGTTACATTAGCGATCGCTTTTTACCGGACAAGGCCATTGATCTGGTGGACGAAGCCGCCGCCAAACTGAAGATGGAGATCACCTCCAAGCCAGAAGAACTGGATGAAATTGACCGGAAAATTCTCCAGTTGGAAATGGAAAAACTCTCCATCCAAAAGGAAAAAGATGAAGTTTCCCTTGAGCGACTCGCCAAGCTGGAAAAAGAACTGGCCAATTTTAAGGAAGAGCAGTCCCAACTCAACGCCCAGTGGCAATCGGAAAAAGAATTTATCGACAAAATTCGCTTTCTTAAGGAGGAAATCGATAAAACCAACCTAGAAATTCAACAGGCCGAACGCAATTATGACCTCAATAAGGCGGCAGAGTTGCGCTACGGGAAGTTGACGGAACTGCAACAAAAAATCAAAGATATCGAGAGCAATCTCGCGGCCCAACAGGTAACTGGAGAATCTCTGCTACGGGAAGAAGTGATCGAGTCGGATATCGCTGAAATCATTTCAAAATGGACAGGTATCCCGATTAGTAAATTAATCGAATCGGAAAAAGAAAAGCTGCTCCACCTCGAAGCAGAACTCCACCGTCGGGTTGTCGGCCAAGAAGAAGCCGTTACCGCCGTTGCCGAAGCGATCCAGCGATCGCGCGCCGGACTCGCCGATCCCAACCGTCCTACGGCGAGCTTTATTTTCCTGGGGCCGACGGGGGTCGGGAAAACAGAACTCGCCAAAGCCCTCGCCCAATTTCTCTTTGATACCGAAGAAGCCCTCGTGCGGATCGATATGTCCGAATACATGGAGAAACACGCCGTTTCCCGTTTAATGGGAGCGCCTCCAGGCTATGTGGGCTATGAAGAAGGGGGCCAGTTAACGGAAGCAATTCGCCGCCGTCCCTACTCGGTGATTCTCTTTGATGAAATTGAAAAGGCCCACGCCGATGTGTTTAATGTGATGCTGCAAATCCTGGATGATGGCCGTTTGACCGATTCCCAGGGGCGGACAGTGGACTTTAAAAACACGGTGATCATCATGACCAGTAATATCGGTTCCCAATTTATTCTCGATATTGCCGGGGATGATGCCCGTTACGAGGAAATGCGCAATCGGGTAATGGAGGCGATGAATGCGAACTTCCGGCCGGAATTTCTCAACCGCATCGATGAACTGATTATTTTCCATGGTCTACAAAAAGATCAACTGCGTTCTATTGTTCAACTTCAGGTGAATCGCCTCGCCGAACGCCTCGCGGAACAGAAGATCAGCATTCAACTCACCCCAGAAGCCTATGATTTCATTGCTGAGGTGGGTTATAACCCGGTCTATGGTGCGAGACCCCTCAAGCGGGCCGTCCAGAAATATGTCGAAACGGCGATCGCCAAAGGGATCCTCAAGGGTGAATTTAAAGCAGGCAGTGCCATTACAGTCGATGTGAAAGATGAACGTTTGACTTTTCGTATTTAA
- the leuB gene encoding 3-isopropylmalate dehydrogenase: MTQQYRITLLPGDGIGPEILAVAVDVLKTIGQQFDLEFVFTEALMGGAAIDATGEPLPQATLDACKASDAVLFAAIGGYKWDNLPRAQRPETGLLGLRAGLGLFANLRPATILPQLIDASTLKRDVVEGVDIMVVRELTGGIYFGKPKGSVTLETGEKRGFNTMVYDESEVDRIAKVAFDIAQKRGKRLCSVDKANVLDVSQLWRDRLNLMAENYPDVELSHLYVDNAAMQLIRAPKQFDTIVTGNLFGDILSDAAAMLTGSIGMLPSASLGADGPGVYEPVHGSAPDIAGQDKANPLAMVLSAAMMLRYSFDQPEAAAKIEQAVQTVLDQGFRTGDIMSEGMTLLGCKGMGEKLLAALNA; this comes from the coding sequence ATGACCCAGCAATACCGGATCACCCTCCTCCCTGGCGATGGCATTGGCCCCGAGATTTTGGCCGTGGCAGTGGACGTTTTAAAAACCATTGGCCAACAATTTGATCTAGAGTTTGTTTTTACCGAAGCTTTGATGGGGGGCGCAGCCATTGATGCCACTGGGGAACCCCTCCCCCAAGCGACCCTAGATGCTTGTAAAGCCAGTGATGCGGTATTGTTTGCGGCCATTGGCGGCTACAAATGGGATAACCTTCCCCGGGCGCAACGGCCAGAAACGGGTCTATTGGGTTTGCGGGCGGGCCTGGGTCTGTTTGCAAATTTGCGTCCGGCCACGATTTTGCCTCAATTGATTGATGCGTCTACCCTGAAGCGGGACGTGGTCGAAGGGGTAGACATTATGGTGGTGCGGGAACTTACTGGCGGTATTTATTTCGGGAAGCCCAAAGGCAGCGTCACTTTAGAAACGGGCGAGAAACGGGGCTTTAACACCATGGTCTATGACGAATCGGAAGTGGATCGCATTGCGAAAGTCGCCTTTGACATTGCCCAAAAACGGGGTAAACGTCTCTGTTCTGTGGATAAGGCGAATGTCCTCGATGTGTCCCAACTGTGGCGCGATCGCCTGAATCTAATGGCCGAAAATTATCCCGATGTGGAACTGTCCCATCTCTACGTTGATAATGCCGCCATGCAGCTTATCCGCGCTCCCAAACAGTTTGACACCATTGTCACGGGGAATTTATTTGGGGACATTCTTTCCGATGCGGCCGCCATGCTTACGGGGAGTATCGGGATGTTGCCCTCGGCTAGTTTGGGGGCGGATGGCCCTGGGGTTTACGAGCCCGTCCATGGGTCTGCGCCAGATATTGCTGGCCAGGATAAGGCGAATCCTCTGGCGATGGTGCTCAGTGCGGCGATGATGTTGCGCTATTCTTTTGACCAACCAGAAGCAGCAGCCAAAATCGAACAAGCGGTACAAACGGTACTCGATCAAGGCTTCCGCACCGGCGACATCATGTCCGAGGGCATGACTCTCCTGGGCTGTAAAGGCATGGGCGAAAAACTCTTGGCGGCCCTCAATGCTTAG
- a CDS encoding NAD(P)/FAD-dependent oxidoreductase produces MARLIVVGGGAAGFFGAIAAARTNPKLEVIILEAGKTFLSKVKISGGGRCNVTHHCFDPVELVKAYPRGQRELRGAFSQFQPQDMIAWLKAEGVKLKTEVDGRMFPVTDDSETIIRAFLAAATQAKIQCRTGAVVQSIIQDETGQFQVNLKGGDRLLADFILLATGSHPSGHRLAATLGHKIIPPQPSLFTFQINDPRLQGLAGVSVSEATVSIKLDKKKKLEQMGPLLITHWGLSGPAVLKLSAWGARTLAEHRYTMSLTVNWLPDINPETLRQDIQTFKTQHPKKKITTLAPVDLPKRLWQSLTQAAGISPDQNWADLAKKQLNILCQELTQGQYNIQGKGVFKEEFVTCGGVSLKEVNFKTLESRRCPGLFFAGEVLDIDGITGGFNFQSAWTTSWLAGQAIAQNIH; encoded by the coding sequence ATGGCAAGATTAATCGTCGTTGGGGGCGGTGCGGCGGGTTTTTTTGGGGCGATCGCCGCTGCCCGGACGAACCCAAAGTTAGAGGTGATTATCCTCGAAGCGGGTAAAACATTTTTGAGCAAAGTGAAAATCTCTGGGGGCGGCCGCTGTAATGTTACCCACCATTGCTTTGATCCCGTGGAATTAGTCAAGGCCTATCCGAGGGGCCAGCGGGAATTACGGGGGGCCTTCAGTCAGTTTCAACCCCAGGACATGATTGCTTGGCTCAAGGCCGAAGGGGTCAAGCTCAAAACCGAAGTCGACGGACGAATGTTCCCGGTGACAGACGATTCCGAAACGATTATCCGGGCTTTTCTCGCAGCAGCAACCCAGGCAAAAATCCAATGTCGCACCGGGGCTGTTGTGCAAAGCATTATTCAAGATGAAACAGGACAATTTCAGGTGAATCTCAAGGGGGGCGATCGCCTTTTGGCTGATTTCATTTTGTTGGCGACGGGAAGTCATCCTTCCGGGCATCGATTGGCCGCCACCTTGGGCCACAAGATTATTCCGCCGCAACCATCGTTATTTACGTTCCAGATTAATGATCCCCGTCTTCAGGGTTTAGCGGGAGTGAGTGTGTCTGAGGCGACCGTCAGCATCAAGTTAGATAAAAAGAAAAAGCTCGAACAAATGGGGCCACTGCTGATTACCCATTGGGGCCTCAGTGGGCCAGCGGTTTTAAAACTCTCGGCTTGGGGGGCGCGCACGTTAGCCGAACACCGCTACACAATGTCCCTCACGGTGAATTGGCTCCCCGACATTAATCCAGAAACCCTCCGTCAAGACATCCAAACTTTTAAGACCCAACATCCCAAAAAGAAAATTACGACCCTTGCTCCAGTAGACCTTCCCAAGCGTCTATGGCAAAGTTTGACCCAAGCTGCGGGGATCAGCCCCGATCAAAATTGGGCGGATCTCGCGAAAAAACAACTGAATATCCTCTGTCAAGAATTAACCCAGGGCCAATACAACATCCAAGGGAAGGGCGTTTTCAAAGAAGAATTTGTCACCTGCGGCGGTGTTTCCCTCAAGGAAGTGAACTTCAAAACCCTCGAAAGTCGCCGTTGTCCTGGCCTCTTTTTCGCCGGGGAAGTGCTCGACATCGATGGGATTACGGGGGGCTTCAATTTCCAGAGTGCTTGGACGACCAGTTGGCTCGCGGGTCAGGCGATCGCCCAAAATATTCATTAA
- a CDS encoding TldD/PmbA family protein, whose amino-acid sequence MVQAAPHPQHVTFSDLAQAAIQLIRNQGCEYGEIRLCTYRKQRLWAQDRSLKRLSDNVSAGFGVRVLWQGAWGFAASHRRTTAEIVRVVQLAIDIAKGSRLSQREPIRLVPVPAYRDRYETPIQIDPFAVSLTEKTNLLLDLTDRFLGHDPQIKKAYAYLSFTQEDKIFASTEGSLIEQRLYRSGAGMGCTAVANGDAQGRKYERSPLNLGYEHIEPETLRNNVARVAQEAIEKVHAPEAPSGETTLILKPSHLWLPIHESVGHPTELDRVYGYEANFAGTSFATTNHLNQLQYAAPWVNFKADRTQPGGRSTAGYDDEGVKAQEWYVVKDGILTDYLTDRETAHRLGRPESNGCAFADSWASVPMVRIPNLGLEPGEPGGDRTATLAAMIADTKDGYLIDGDDTFSIDQQRRNFQFGGNGVWRIKNGQLQGMVKNLTYQSMTTEFWNKVEAIAPASELEQRGTDMCGKGEPMQIAQMTHACVPIRVGNITIGR is encoded by the coding sequence ATGGTTCAAGCCGCGCCTCACCCCCAACATGTGACGTTTAGCGACCTCGCCCAGGCCGCCATTCAGCTAATCCGAAACCAGGGTTGTGAGTACGGCGAAATTCGTCTTTGTACCTATCGCAAGCAGCGACTCTGGGCCCAGGATCGTTCCCTCAAACGCCTCAGTGATAATGTGAGCGCTGGTTTTGGGGTGCGAGTCCTATGGCAGGGGGCCTGGGGATTTGCCGCGAGTCACCGGCGGACGACCGCAGAAATTGTGCGCGTTGTGCAGTTGGCCATTGATATTGCTAAAGGCAGTCGCCTCAGCCAACGGGAACCAATTCGCTTGGTGCCAGTGCCAGCCTACCGCGATCGCTACGAAACGCCGATTCAAATTGATCCCTTTGCGGTATCCCTCACGGAAAAGACAAACCTCCTCCTCGATTTAACGGATCGGTTCTTAGGCCATGATCCCCAGATTAAAAAAGCCTATGCCTATTTGAGCTTTACCCAAGAAGATAAAATTTTTGCATCGACGGAAGGGTCGTTAATTGAACAACGGCTCTATCGCAGTGGCGCCGGGATGGGTTGTACGGCGGTGGCCAATGGAGACGCCCAGGGTCGCAAATATGAGCGATCGCCTTTGAACCTCGGCTACGAACACATCGAACCGGAAACCCTCCGGAACAATGTCGCGCGCGTCGCCCAGGAAGCCATCGAAAAAGTCCACGCCCCCGAAGCCCCCAGCGGTGAAACCACCTTGATCCTCAAGCCGAGTCATCTCTGGTTGCCGATCCATGAATCTGTCGGCCATCCCACGGAGCTAGACCGGGTCTATGGCTATGAGGCAAATTTTGCCGGGACGAGCTTCGCCACCACCAATCATCTAAACCAGTTGCAATACGCAGCTCCTTGGGTCAATTTCAAGGCTGACCGCACCCAACCCGGTGGCCGCAGCACGGCTGGCTATGATGACGAAGGGGTCAAGGCCCAGGAATGGTACGTGGTTAAAGATGGTATTTTGACGGATTATCTCACCGACCGGGAAACCGCCCATCGCCTTGGCCGCCCGGAGAGTAATGGCTGTGCCTTTGCCGATAGTTGGGCCAGTGTTCCCATGGTGCGGATTCCGAATCTCGGCCTCGAACCAGGGGAACCAGGGGGCGATCGCACGGCAACCCTCGCGGCAATGATCGCCGATACCAAAGATGGTTATCTCATCGACGGGGATGATACTTTTTCCATTGACCAGCAACGGCGGAATTTCCAGTTTGGCGGCAATGGCGTCTGGCGGATTAAAAATGGCCAGCTTCAAGGCATGGTCAAAAATCTTACCTACCAGAGCATGACCACAGAATTTTGGAATAAAGTCGAGGCGATCGCCCCGGCCTCAGAATTAGAACAGCGCGGCACTGATATGTGCGGTAAAGGAGAACCAATGCAGATTGCCCAAATGACCCACGCCTGCGTCCCCATCCGGGTGGGGAACATCACCATTGGTCGTTAA
- a CDS encoding pseudouridine synthase: MAERVQKILARWGIASRRGAEKLILAGRVTLNGKPVQLGDQADPEGDRLCVDGKPLKATERPRHYYYLIHKPKGVVSTCADPKGRSTVLDLLPPPLRQGKGIHPIGRLDAQSTGALLLTNDGNFTLALTHPRYHIPKTYRVWLKGKVPEHVLDQWRQGVMLGDRRTLPTQIHLKTITQDKTCIDIMLTEGRNRQIRRVAEQLGFPVVKLHRLAIGNLHLGDLQRGQARPLTKAEIKQLRSQYNSNFPFHSSAPVREYQA; encoded by the coding sequence ATGGCTGAAAGGGTGCAAAAAATTCTCGCCCGTTGGGGCATTGCGTCACGGCGGGGAGCAGAAAAACTCATTCTCGCTGGACGGGTGACCCTCAATGGCAAACCCGTTCAATTGGGGGATCAAGCGGATCCAGAAGGCGATCGCCTCTGTGTTGACGGGAAACCCCTCAAGGCGACCGAACGCCCGCGACATTACTATTACCTAATCCACAAACCCAAGGGTGTGGTTTCCACCTGCGCTGATCCCAAGGGACGATCGACGGTTTTAGATTTGCTGCCCCCTCCGCTACGGCAAGGAAAGGGAATCCATCCCATCGGCCGCCTCGATGCCCAATCCACAGGGGCGTTGCTGCTGACCAATGACGGTAATTTCACCCTGGCCTTGACTCATCCTCGATACCACATTCCCAAAACCTATCGCGTTTGGCTCAAGGGGAAAGTACCAGAACATGTCCTCGATCAGTGGCGTCAGGGGGTAATGTTGGGCGATCGCCGTACCTTGCCCACCCAAATTCACCTCAAAACCATTACCCAAGATAAAACCTGTATTGATATCATGCTTACCGAAGGGCGCAACCGCCAGATCCGTCGGGTCGCTGAACAGCTCGGTTTTCCTGTGGTAAAACTCCATCGTCTCGCCATTGGTAACCTACACCTGGGCGATCTGCAACGGGGCCAAGCCCGTCCCCTAACGAAAGCGGAGATCAAACAGCTCCGATCCCAATATAATTCTAATTTCCCATTCCATTCATCCGCCCCAGTCCGGGAGTACCAAGCATGA
- a CDS encoding helix-turn-helix domain-containing protein: MKETAIHSPIPQQEYLAQIGVQLQQQRLAKDWSLAFVSRKTNIRRALLENIEAGRLEQLPEPVYLQGLLRCYAECLGLDGTAIAQEFPQAETQNRWHIPRWSQFIYHFQLRPSHLYLAYLLIIVATVQSLGNIVRNQNPSLTPQLDPALLESTTPARQERNTAQTTALSPSVTAPIDPNNNGADVPESVVVDIRAQEMAWMRVEIDGQTAFEGTLAKGTQKQWIADESVRVRSGNAGAVYITINNQQPHRLGEPGAVEEFTYQAKADNNKPKTQASS, translated from the coding sequence ATGAAGGAGACAGCGATCCATTCCCCCATCCCCCAGCAAGAATACCTCGCCCAAATTGGTGTCCAGTTGCAGCAACAACGCCTCGCCAAAGACTGGTCCCTCGCCTTTGTGTCCCGTAAAACGAACATTCGTCGGGCACTCCTTGAAAATATTGAAGCGGGTCGCCTAGAGCAACTCCCAGAACCGGTTTATCTCCAAGGTCTCCTGCGTTGCTATGCGGAATGTCTTGGCCTCGATGGAACGGCGATCGCCCAGGAATTTCCCCAAGCCGAAACCCAAAATCGTTGGCATATTCCCCGTTGGAGCCAATTTATTTACCATTTCCAGTTGCGGCCGAGTCATCTGTACCTTGCCTATTTGTTGATCATTGTTGCCACGGTGCAATCCCTGGGCAACATCGTCCGCAACCAAAACCCCAGTCTGACGCCCCAACTTGATCCAGCTCTCCTGGAGAGCACAACCCCAGCCCGCCAGGAACGTAACACAGCCCAGACCACAGCACTATCCCCGTCAGTCACCGCCCCGATCGACCCCAACAACAATGGGGCAGATGTACCAGAGTCCGTGGTGGTGGATATTCGCGCCCAGGAAATGGCCTGGATGCGCGTCGAAATCGATGGTCAAACGGCCTTTGAAGGCACCCTCGCCAAGGGCACCCAAAAACAATGGATTGCCGATGAAAGTGTGCGCGTCCGTTCCGGCAATGCAGGGGCTGTTTACATTACCATCAACAACCAGCAACCCCACCGTTTAGGGGAACCCGGTGCCGTCGAAGAATTTACTTACCAGGCTAAAGCAGACAACAACAAGCCCAAAACCCAAGCGTCTTCCTAG
- the rsmI gene encoding 16S rRNA (cytidine(1402)-2'-O)-methyltransferase yields the protein MTTSGTLYLVGTPIGNLDDMTFRAIATLKNVDLIAAEDTRHTGKLLKHFQIATPQISYHDHNRHQRQAQLLEKLRSGLNIALVSDAGLPGISDPGFELVASAIDTEITVVPIPGVSAGLTGLIASGLSPEKFVFEGFLPPKKKDRHQLLTELSQEPRTLIFYEAPHRLVKTLTDLLEHFEGDRPLVCARELTKLHEEFWRGPLETALTHYQQHNPKGEFTLILAGASPQTDHEALTDAEILAQLQALMQQGMSRSGASRTLAQQLNLSRRHIYQLSTELEG from the coding sequence ATGACGACCTCCGGCACCCTTTATTTGGTGGGCACCCCCATCGGCAATCTCGATGACATGACTTTCCGGGCGATCGCCACCCTCAAAAACGTCGATCTGATCGCCGCCGAAGACACCCGACACACCGGCAAACTTCTCAAGCATTTTCAAATTGCCACCCCCCAAATTAGCTACCACGACCACAACCGTCATCAACGGCAGGCGCAACTCCTCGAAAAATTACGCAGTGGGCTAAATATTGCCCTCGTGAGTGATGCCGGATTACCGGGGATCAGCGATCCGGGCTTTGAATTGGTCGCCAGTGCGATCGATACAGAAATTACGGTGGTGCCCATTCCTGGGGTTAGTGCCGGACTCACGGGCTTAATTGCCTCTGGATTATCACCGGAAAAATTTGTCTTTGAAGGTTTTTTACCCCCGAAAAAGAAGGATCGCCATCAGTTACTAACGGAGTTATCCCAAGAACCCCGCACCCTGATTTTCTACGAAGCGCCCCACCGATTGGTAAAAACCTTAACGGATTTGCTGGAACATTTTGAAGGCGATCGCCCCCTTGTCTGCGCCAGGGAACTGACCAAACTCCACGAAGAATTTTGGCGCGGCCCCCTCGAAACAGCCCTCACCCATTACCAGCAGCACAACCCCAAGGGAGAATTCACCCTGATCTTGGCCGGAGCAAGCCCACAAACTGACCACGAGGCACTGACCGATGCTGAAATTTTGGCCCAACTTCAGGCGTTAATGCAACAGGGCATGAGTCGTTCTGGGGCTAGCCGCACCCTCGCCCAACAGCTGAATTTATCCCGCCGCCATATCTACCAACTCAGCACAGAGCTAGAGGGTTAA
- a CDS encoding NAD(P)/FAD-dependent oxidoreductase, giving the protein MVKRVVILGAGVVGAAIAYELSQLDQFKITVLDTAQPARGSTGAALGMLMGIISRKTKGRAWTLRRRSMERFPRLLEELAAAGQPVPHNSHGILKLLREPEELEKGDRLRELRQASGWQLAIWDQEIIQQHCPHLQAKEAAGGIFSPQDFQVQPVPFTKALLAVAQQNGAHCYFGISQPKLEITDQHCQKISTDQNSYPCDWLIVSAGLGSLEVTKHLSESLSLGPVLGQAFHLRVPKKLEPQTPFQPVVSFEDIHVVPLGQGEYWVGATVEFPAETGGITPDITLADQVLQKAIAFYPLLKNAEILRHWSGKRPRPNGQGAPVLKGLAGYDNILLATGHYRNGVLLAPATALTIRDWLLAPETIPF; this is encoded by the coding sequence ATGGTAAAACGGGTTGTGATTTTGGGAGCAGGGGTCGTTGGGGCGGCGATCGCCTACGAGTTGAGTCAACTGGATCAGTTCAAGATTACGGTTTTGGACACAGCCCAACCCGCCAGGGGCTCGACGGGGGCTGCCTTGGGGATGCTGATGGGGATCATCAGTCGCAAAACGAAAGGACGCGCCTGGACATTACGCCGCCGCAGTATGGAACGCTTTCCGAGACTTTTAGAGGAACTTGCCGCCGCAGGTCAGCCAGTACCCCACAATTCTCACGGCATTTTGAAATTATTGCGGGAACCAGAAGAACTAGAAAAAGGCGATCGCCTCCGGGAATTGCGCCAAGCATCGGGTTGGCAGTTGGCAATCTGGGATCAAGAAATCATTCAACAACATTGTCCCCACCTCCAAGCCAAGGAAGCCGCTGGCGGCATTTTTTCGCCCCAGGATTTCCAGGTGCAGCCCGTCCCCTTCACCAAAGCCTTACTAGCCGTCGCCCAACAGAATGGTGCGCACTGCTACTTTGGAATTTCCCAACCCAAGTTGGAGATCACAGATCAACATTGTCAAAAAATTAGCACAGATCAAAACAGCTATCCTTGCGATTGGCTCATTGTTTCAGCGGGTCTGGGTTCCCTGGAGGTTACTAAACATCTAAGCGAAAGCCTGTCCCTGGGGCCAGTATTGGGGCAAGCCTTTCACCTGCGCGTGCCAAAAAAGCTTGAACCGCAAACCCCTTTTCAACCCGTGGTTAGCTTTGAAGATATCCATGTGGTACCCCTGGGCCAAGGGGAATATTGGGTAGGGGCGACGGTGGAATTTCCTGCTGAAACAGGTGGAATCACTCCAGACATCACCCTCGCCGATCAAGTGCTCCAAAAGGCGATCGCCTTCTATCCGCTTTTAAAAAATGCAGAAATTCTCCGGCATTGGTCAGGGAAACGGCCCCGGCCCAACGGTCAAGGTGCTCCCGTTCTCAAAGGGTTAGCGGGTTACGACAATATCCTCCTGGCCACAGGCCACTACCGCAATGGCGTCCTCCTGGCCCCAGCGACGGCCCTAACGATTCGCGATTGGCTCCTGGCCCCAGAAACCATTCCTTTTTAG